In Cryptococcus decagattii chromosome 1, complete sequence, the sequence AgctgggagatgatgggcTCCTCGGACGCAAACTCGTTGACCTTGGGCACAAGCAACGGCAGTTTTCCCTTGATTTCTTGCACTTTTTCGTCGTCGACAGCTTGCTTTTTGGCGGACGGAGGAGGTGCGAGGTAGTAGCCGGGAGGGGGCTCGTGGCcgagaggaagaggtggacCGGTGTAGAGCTTTTTGCCCTCGTAGGACGGGACTTTTGGCGTGACGGTCTCTGGCTTGAGCTCACGAGGTCGTTGCGTGTCGGGGTGCTCCTCTGCGGTGGGCTCCGCCTTGTGCTCCGCGTGCTCCACCTTGTGCTCCGCGTGCTCCGCCTTGTGCAGCGCAATCTCGGCTGCCCGGACGATACCCTCGACGCCCTCGGAAAAGTTGAATGGCGCATCCTTGGTGGCCTCTTGGACCTTTAGCCTGGCCTCGCCGGTGAGCTCCTTCAGCCTGGCCTCGGCATCGTGAGTCCTGTGCTCGACCGCCTTTTTGAGCTCCTCGGCCTTTTCGTGAATCTTTTGCGACGTCGTGTTGGCCTCCACCTTCCTCTCGACCCTTTCAGTCCTCGTCTCTGGCCTGACGCCTGTGACAGACTGCCATCCGCGTACGGCCTTGCCAGTCAAGTTGTCCCACCCGTTATCGTCTGCATAGTCCGCGACAGCCTCGCCGGCTGGTACGTACTGGGTGAAGATGTCACGGTAAGTATCCGACTTTGTGGCGGCGTATCCCGAAAGCGCGTAGAAGCCGGCGACGCCGAGGGCTGTGTACAGCACGAAACGGCGGAACCTGCCGGGGcgggggggaggggggggagTAGCTACGGTGGATGAGCCGGGGACGGGGGGGGGTTTGGTGTGAATGACTACTGGCCGGGGGTGGATGGCGCCGGGGGCcgggggagggggagggggaggcGGGGGAGTCGCGAGGAGCTACGCTGGGTGAGCGGTGTAAGTAGGGGGGGGGGACTCACACGTCGCTGGGGGCGGAGGGAGGGGGGGGCCTTTCTGGCGATGCGGAGCTGGGCGTACATGCTGGCTGCGGTAGACTCGTGGTCGCTCGCAACATCCCCCCCTTATTACCTACTCCCCCCCTCTTAACTACTCGGCGTTATCACTTTTCCGCCAGTGTGGCACCTCGCCCCGCATCTAGTTTATCGAACATTATGCATTAATCGACTGTACTTGTAAACTTGACACTATCCACCATGAAGAGTCGAGATGAAAACAATCTCGTCCCTATCCCTAAGCTCATACTCCAGCTCCCCTTCAAGCTCCCAATCGGCATCATTAATCAAGACCAAAATACCTGGCCGCCTAAATTCAATCAGCCTCTGACCAGAATTAGAGCATCCAAAAAACGTACACGCCGTCCCCTTCCCCAAACATCTCTTCCCGCTCACTTAACAAGTTGTCCTTGATCCATTTCACCACATATCGCATATTTAATGGGACGGGAGGGGTAGTGCCGGGGACAAAGCGGGGAAGATGGGCAACGTGCTTTGGCTGGGAAGAGAATAAAAGATGAAGCCCACCACTGCCAGCCGGTCATGTCAGTTTGATGAAACCGTAAATATGGTTTCGACTcttgaaaaaaaagaacgGATCCACATGTTACATACCCGAATTCAAAGCGGACTTGCATGGTATCGTCCCCATTCACTCCGGTCCCTGTTTGTACTTGTactcctttcttctcaGAAGAAGGCGCCATGTAGCCCAATCCGTTCGAGTTGATGACAAAACCGTCAGTAGCTGCCATCCTTGCTCAGTGTGGATAACGAAAAGTAAGACAATGTTAATAATGGCCAGCGGCGAGGAAAATAAAAGCCAATGCAACATGGCAAAAACAAAAGTGTGGGAGATTTCCCACGGTCGTTTCGTTGGCACTTTTTTCTTATAGCCAATTACCTCTGCACTTGGATTTTCAGGCAAGCATGATATTCTATCATTTTGCTTGGAAATTCTACATACCGCTCTTTTACAAAGGACTGGGCCTGGAGCTTCCAAGCGATATAATGGTCAGTTTGCGTGGCTTTTATTAGTTGGTCAAAGAAGAATAGTACGAGTAATAATTGCGATGGCATCGCCGTGTAATCAGATAACAAGTGCGTGGTGCAAAATACAGCGGCGGGCGGCCATGGCGGGCGGAACCGGCCGACGAATATTTTCTCGatccatcatcaccatcccATCTTGTCTTTATTTCGCACTAATCCTGcaaaagaaaggaaaaaaaaaaaaaaaatgtcTGTCCAGGTATCTCCAGAGCAAATGGCCACATTAAAGGCCACTCTCCTCAACACTCCCGGAAACGTCCCGTTGCACGAGCGATTCAGAGCACTATTCATGCTCAAGGCTGTGGGCGGTCATGCGGTCGTCGACATCATTTCCGAAGGTAAGTTGATAATTTCATGGAAAACGAAAAATCTCATCAAACAACTGTGTGTGCAGGTCTGAAAGATCCTTCACCCCTTTTAAAGCACGAGCTTGCCTACGTCCTCGGCCAGCTTCTCGATACCCGTGCGATTCCCACCTTGTCCCGCGTCCTTGAAAACCCCACGGGCGAGCATTGCGCCATGGTTCGTCACGAGGCCGCCGAGGCCCTTGGCGCTATTGGCGCAGAAGAGTCTCTCCCGATTTTAAAAAAGTACATGCAGGACGAGAATAGGCAAGTCCGAGAGACTTGTGAAGTTGCCGTCAGCAAGATTGAGTTTGATCTAAGCGACGAGGGTAAGAAGACCAAGCCCAAGTGagtcttctttttttttcccttgtCTCTTGATCGCTCCCACACTGACACCCATTCGTTTTACAAGTCCCGACTTCCCCACTATTGATCCCGCTCCTTCTGCCGCCCCTTCCGACATCCCGTCCCTCCGTGCCGACCTACTCAACACTTCCCTCCCACTCTTCCAGCGATACCGCGCCATGTTCGCCCTCCGTGACTTTGGTGCCGGCTCCAAAGAGGCCGTTGAAGCACTCGCCGATGGGTTCCGGGACGGCAGCGCCCTCTTCCGTCACGAGATTGCCTACATCTTTGGCCAGCTTTCCAGTCCCTACTCCATCCCTTCGCTCCTCTCCAGGTTGAGGGACGCCAAGGAAGACGATATGGTCAGACACGAAGCGGCAGAGGCGCTTGGAGGTATCGCCTCGGACGGCGTCGAGTCGCACATTCCCGGTATCGTGCTTTCTGAAGATGAGCGCCTTCCGCCCGCTGGCGGCGTTCTCGCCGTTCTCCGTGAATGGGCCGTTAAACCGGATGCTCCCACCGTTGTCCGAGAGTCTTGTCAGGTCGCCATCGACATGTGGGAATACGAGAATTCTCCAGATCAATTTAATCCTCTTGACGCTCTTTCAGCCAAACAacaggagagagagaagagtggCAAGGCAAACACCACGGGGATGGAGAGGTCCGCACACGGTGCTCTTGCCGCCATGGGTGTAGCCGCCTAGGTACACTTTAAGAAACAAGTCTGATTCCTGTTGTATATACCCGGCATGAAAATTGTTTTTGACTCTCTCACGCTTTCCTATTCATTTCGGCATGCATAAATGTTCTTTCGCACATCACAcagctcttctttccacctTGGTTCTAATCTCCAATTTCACAAGTCTTTAAATAGAGCCTTGATACGTCAAAGTCCAAGCccctcaatctccttggCCAGACTATCTAATCTCGACTCCTTCCCAGCCCATCTCTTGATACTTTCTTTGCCCTCCGCAACCTTACCAACCGCCAAGCCACCAGCCGCCTTGGGACTGAAAAGGAGATTACCGAGTGCGATCGCAGAGCGGTAAACAACTTCCgtgtcttttttttcagAGTCAAGGATCTGGTTAATGAGATCAAGGAGTGGTGCGCCCAGGGCCGCAGCGAGATCGCCATTGACAGCTAAAATCGAGagactttttttttttttcacgTCAGCCTACGAGTTGGTGATGATATTGAAAAAAGCATCACTTACTGAAGCAAGATTGTGGCACCTGCAATCCGCACGTTCTTGCCTACCTTGCCCCATTCAACTCTTCCAACATTCGTCAAAATATCCTTGGAAACATCTTCCGTCGATAACATCATCCGTCCGTTTGCAGTAACAAAGAGGTTGGCAATGGCacgaagagcaagaagagtGTTGGTCTCTCGCGACTTTGAGACAGGGTCGgggaagggcaaggaaAGTGATGCAGCGATAAAGAAGGGATGAGGAGGTGAAAGAGCAAACGCTGGGGATGTGGCTGCAAGAACTCGAGCAAGATCAATCACTATTCCTTTCGTTCAGCTTTTTTACCTTTTTGCACATATGATACCAGACAAAACGCACAAGGGAACCTCTTATCTTCAGGCCACTTTTGGATTAAAGCCAGAATCGCGCCTGGATCGAATTTTTCCTTTCCGTCCCGAGATTTGGGATCGGGTAAAGCTACAGCAGGCAAGGACAGGAAAGCATAGACCTCTGTCAGggtcttttcttcttctaaAGTCAAGGCCAACTCGGGCTTATCCAGTAATCAGCCCAACGGCCCAATACCAGCAAAAAGATAAGGCTTACTTTGCAAGTTTTCAATTCGTCGTTGAACTGTTGTATCTTGTTCTTCGCGGCGCTTACGTTGATTTGCTTCAAGGGAATAAAAGTCCTGACGGGCAGGATACCCATGGCGCCCGACTGTTGGACCGGTGTGGACGAGGCTGTAGCACCGCCAGTGTATCGCGATCCGCCAGTGAAGGGATCGCCACTTGACGTCGTGTTACCAGCAGTCGAAACACTACCACCGGTATACCTCGAACCTCCAGTAAATGGGTCCCCAAAACCGCCACTATTTCCACCGGCTCCAGTAGTAGGAACACCACCACCTGTGTACCTTGAGCTCCCGGTGAAGGGGTCCGCATAGCTTGCACTGTCTCCTCCTGTACCCAGCTGTACTCCGCCCGTGTTCTTCTGAATAAATTCTACAACCTGTTCAACGTAACTGGTTGGTAGTTCATGATGATCAAGGAAGCGTTGAGCAGCTATCCATGGGTTTTCTATAAATCCAGATCAGCGAGTATATCTTGTTTAAATACAGCATACGACCTACCAGCCACGTTATAAGGCAACTTGAGTGGCGGCATTCCTTCGGAAACATCGACGTCAAACACATAATCGTATTCTTTGCCTTCATACAGCTGTTTGCGACCTTGACCGATAGCGTCAACGACTTGGCCGATTTGCTGCCAAGTGGAAGACGGGGCTGACCACTAGAACCACAGGCTAATTAGTCGGCGAAAACAGATAAAAAGAGACATAATATACCTGATAAGCTTCAACAACACCATTGTTCTTGATCATGAGAACTTGTCCGTCCTTCTTACCTGCAGCTCACTGTTAGTGACACTGCTTCTCCTCGAGCATTACCCAGCTTACCTTCCCTACCCAGAGCCTCAATTCCGGGAAGATCCGAGTGTTTGACGTCTCCTACTTGGCTCTTATCCAATTGCCTCCCTTTAACTTGGTTATCCCATGCGGCCAACTCCTTGGGCCCAGCAACAAGAGCTCCTTCATTGGTAAAGAAACGGATGGTAGAGTcggatgaggatgaaacAATGTATGGTGAAGATGCTACGAGAGATGGCACGACGGCACAAGACCAGAGGGAATTGGATGTGTGAGGGATTGTTTGAACAAGCTCCGTCTCTGCGTAAACGTGTAAGTGTTATCATTATGTATTAATGGACGAGCTTACCAGACCAGACACGCATAGTCCCATCTTCGCCAGTGGTAATTGCGCCGCTGCCATCTGGAAAAGTGGCAATGGAGTAAACAAAGGAAGTGTGACCCGAAAGAGTGCGGATGGGAGGCGATTTATCAAAGGAGTAAATATTGACATTGCTAGATGACGGTTAGCTAGACTCATTCAATGCCTGACCGAAAACTTACCCGTCATTCGCACAACTCCAAAACCCTTGTCTGTCTGCCCTCAACGCCAGACCTCGTACAGGTTCGGTATGGCCAGTATATGTCTGAATGGGGGTTGTCCGGCCTGAAACAGGGTCGAAGGAATGAAGTATGATCTTCTTGTCCGCAGACGCTGAACCTAGGTAAGCTTAGATGtaagatgaaagaagataCCAACCAGTGAGGATGCGGTCTTCGCCCACAAACTTGACTGACcacacagcttgctcatGTGCCTTGATCTGGATCACTTTTTTGAAATCCTTCCACACGATCACAGTTCTATGATTTTCTATCAGCGCATAATCGGTGCATTCGTAAAGCACATACTTGTCCCAACTGCCAGAGGCGATAAGTCCTCCTTGACTCACGTCCATACAGCACAGGTTTTGGGAGTGCTCAATCAGGGTGTGTGTAGGCTCTGGCAAATGGGAATCATCTGCAGGTGGGGGAGAATCCATTGCAGGCAAGACGTAACTGGCAAGGATGCCCGAAGATGATCCAACGAGCAAAAAGGCTTAAACTGTTTAGCATACTTCTCTATTATGCCTGACACGACTCACCTTGACCGCCCCAACTGACCATTCCGGTACAGCTAACATATCGTTTTTCCGGCCCTTCGACCCTAAGCTTGACGTCCCATTCTCTAGAAGCGTTCGAGGGACCCCACACAATTGCCGAGCCGTCTCTGGAGGCcgaaagaaggagaggaacTTCTTGAGAAGGCGCTGTAACGTTACGGACGTCCGATGCGTGTCCATGCAAGGAGAATGCTAGCTTGTACTGCTTGGGCATGATCCTGTGGATAGGTAGAGATGTGGTTGTGATACGAAATAGcacttccatcctccttcatctgATCATGCCGTCAGCATTAAGAATGAAGTTAATTAAATTGACGCCCGTCGGCCATCGCCGCAAGAGCCGGAAAGTGTAGACGTCATCGGCTGTTGTTTATATTTTCGTTTAGAGTTATACAAGACTCGGAATGCTTATGGCTATTCTCATGTCGATAAATTACCTATAAAATGCCAGATCTACTCACACCACAGGCTCTGGCTACCGGTGAGCATTTCATGGATAGACGCAAAACTGATCATCATCTTAGCTGGGCCCCTCTTGCTCGATACGCTTTTCAAGCACTATCTGTCCCCTCGGCAACGTTCGGACGATGACAAGAACAAGGCGAGAGAAGACCTCATGTACGATGAAGGTGTGTGCGATTGATAGCACCTTTATGCGTTGTTGGGAAATTTGCTTCAAAAGCTGACAGCTGTTGCAAGCCTTTGTACTCATGAAGGTTAGTCACTTGTAATGATGATCTCGCTTCTTGTATACTGACATAGTACAGACATTCCTCGAAATGGCTACAAAGTGAGAAGTAGTCAGACATTTATGGAGTCTCTTTCTGACGTTTCCTGCTCTCAGGCATCCTGTTTCTGCTTTGCAACGGTTTGGGCAAGTTCGTACTTTATCTCCACCATGGGTCGCTGTACACCGTGTTCAAGTCCCGtttccttcccttcaaTCGGCCGCGGAATACATAGTCACTGCCTTTGGTGGCGAAGAAATGACTTTCAAGATTGCTGGCGGTACAAAATGGTGGCAAGTTCGTGCCGGACAGGGCGTCGAAGCGGAGTGGATcgtgatgaagaaggactggaaggaggtggtggcagagaagaagaaggaaaacgagaagaggaatgagaaaaagaaagaagctgaaggagagcgtgaagatgatgagtGTACGTTCAAACAAGACCTCAATGGCACAACTGATGTCTTGCAGTCTTGCCTGAGATGGACCGTCTTCGATGCATGCTGTACAGTAAGGCTTGTCATTTCTCATGCAGATCTACCTCTGATACTATTTATCAGTCCATGGAGGAGCCTACTACTGGGGTTCCATCAACACTCACCGCTATACCATTTGGCGTCATGCTCGCAAAATGCATGGTCGATGCTTTGCTGTCAATTACCGCAAAGCTCCCCAATATCCCTTTCCTTGCGCTATCCAAGACTGCCTTGCAGCCTACCTTTATCTGGTCAAACCGCCCCCTGGAGCACCACATCGTCCAGTCGATCCAAAATCTATCGTTCTGGCTGGAGACTCTGCAGGCGGTGGGCTTTGTTTGGCGTTACTACAAATCCTGAGAGATACACCAGGCCTGGAGCTGCCTGCAGGTGCGGCTTTGCTGAGCCCCTGGTCAGACTTGACCCATAGTTTCCCAAGCATCTTGCAGAACACAGCAACTGTAAGTATAGCTCCCACTTGTACTTCTATGCTGACACAAAGAAGGATATCGTTCCACCGTACAGTTTCATACACGTAAGCGCTCACTTATGTGATTCGATATCCTAATCTAACGTGACACAGAAACCATCGTCTCTCTggcctccacctccaccaacTTTGACCCATGCGGTTCAGTCTCGCTTACGCTCAAGAGTCAAAGAAGCCGCCGCTCGCATTCGTGAGCATGACCAGGAAGCCAAGTCCAGAAAGAGCCACTCAGAAGGGATTAAGGGAGATAAGCTATACTCGGTTGTATCTCGAATATCAACACGTTCCCATGGCAAAGTTAACCAAAAGCATGATAACCCCGAAGGTGATTCAGGGGTAGAAAGCTCAA encodes:
- a CDS encoding deoxyhypusine hydroxylase; translation: MSVQVSPEQMATLKATLLNTPGNVPLHERFRALFMLKAVGGHAVVDIISEGLKDPSPLLKHELAYVLGQLLDTRAIPTLSRVLENPTGEHCAMVRHEAAEALGAIGAEESLPILKKYMQDENRQVRETCEVAVSKIEFDLSDEGKKTKPNPDFPTIDPAPSAAPSDIPSLRADLLNTSLPLFQRYRAMFALRDFGAGSKEAVEALADGFRDGSALFRHEIAYIFGQLSSPYSIPSLLSRLRDAKEDDMVRHEAAEALGGIASDGVESHIPGIVLSEDERLPPAGGVLAVLREWAVKPDAPTVVRESCQVAIDMWEYENSPDQFNPLDALSAKQQEREKSGKANTTGMERSAHGALAAMGVAA